From the Halomonas meridiana genome, one window contains:
- a CDS encoding antibiotic biosynthesis monooxygenase: MIKIIIERRIMPGLEEEYEHAAREAMRVSLGVRGFVGGETLVELGHTDRRLMITKWRDLRAWKEWHASEERAMAMQRILPLLTEDETIRLYEPGY; this comes from the coding sequence ATGATAAAAATCATCATTGAACGACGCATCATGCCCGGTTTGGAAGAGGAATATGAACACGCAGCACGCGAGGCGATGCGTGTCTCCTTGGGCGTCCGGGGCTTCGTTGGTGGTGAAACCTTGGTGGAGCTTGGCCACACCGACCGCCGTCTGATGATTACCAAATGGCGCGACCTGCGTGCCTGGAAAGAGTGGCACGCCAGCGAAGAGCGCGCCATGGCGATGCAGCGTATTTTACCGCTACTCACTGAAGATGAAACCATCCGACTCTATGAGCCGGGGTACTAA
- a CDS encoding elongation factor P hydroxylase yields the protein MVTHEKERWTLDDIMALFDGVFMEHFHTRLIKGGDEPLYRPANVECPYHQVIFARGYFASALHEISHWCIAGDKRRQLEDYGYWYLPDGRNAEQQRAFERAEIAPQALEQLFTHACGRTFHVSVDNLGGDVDVDRDAFAQKVAARAQRYMDEGLPARANAFHTALTHYYQQQGSRDDAIAKGKACLAACRVA from the coding sequence ATGGTGACACACGAGAAAGAGCGTTGGACCCTGGACGATATCATGGCGCTGTTCGATGGCGTGTTTATGGAACACTTTCACACGCGACTCATCAAGGGCGGTGATGAGCCTCTTTATCGCCCCGCGAATGTCGAGTGTCCCTATCATCAGGTGATTTTTGCTCGTGGCTATTTCGCGAGCGCGCTGCACGAGATCAGCCACTGGTGTATCGCAGGAGACAAGCGGCGGCAGCTTGAAGATTATGGGTATTGGTACCTGCCGGACGGGCGTAATGCCGAGCAGCAGCGAGCGTTCGAGCGAGCAGAAATTGCGCCCCAGGCACTCGAGCAGCTGTTCACCCACGCGTGTGGGCGTACCTTCCATGTCAGTGTCGATAACCTGGGCGGTGACGTCGACGTGGATCGCGATGCCTTCGCCCAGAAGGTCGCTGCGAGAGCCCAGCGTTATATGGACGAAGGGCTGCCAGCGCGTGCCAACGCCTTTCATACAGCACTGACGCACTACTACCAGCAGCAAGGCTCGCGCGATGACGCCATCGCCAAGGGGAAAGCGTGTCTAGCCGCGTGTCGGGTTGCTTAA
- a CDS encoding DUF3080 family protein, with translation MPLPSRLLWLIAATGVLLSGCGDHSAEHAWGQYHQQLAAALDTSPPAPSEPRNIDAFPERQQRLIEVSETRDGMLNIYALRECQITSLIAARNNQLGRVAPPSQHWLYERALWQRLDACWNSDIPDSLSDDDKARLAQLNELKTEQLPAVSWNAIFDSEEWVKSFSRASSPLPPQASLDISEQQAALSYLQRMVDQQFSQTWEQDSSTLENHLKALQERPLSAEMLRSLLLAEQRLSEANHMLAAAADDEICLSLETPVWIETLAEHAQQWLVSVNQLIEAHPVTPPDAVAAYQQNWLSLHRPEAPWQQFQTAWDMHTALKSAFSPCVSD, from the coding sequence ATGCCCCTACCTTCCCGTCTCTTGTGGCTCATCGCTGCCACTGGAGTGCTGCTGTCTGGCTGTGGCGACCATAGCGCTGAACATGCCTGGGGACAGTATCATCAGCAATTGGCCGCTGCGCTGGATACGTCGCCGCCAGCGCCATCCGAACCGCGCAACATTGACGCCTTCCCTGAACGCCAGCAGCGCTTGATCGAGGTATCAGAAACCCGCGATGGAATGCTCAACATCTATGCGTTGCGCGAGTGCCAAATCACCTCCTTGATTGCTGCCCGTAACAATCAGCTGGGCCGCGTAGCACCTCCTAGCCAACACTGGCTGTACGAACGCGCCCTTTGGCAGCGTCTGGACGCCTGTTGGAATAGCGACATCCCCGATAGCCTGAGCGACGACGACAAAGCGCGCTTGGCGCAGTTGAACGAGCTGAAAACCGAGCAGCTACCCGCCGTCAGTTGGAACGCGATTTTTGATTCTGAAGAGTGGGTAAAGAGTTTTTCAAGGGCCAGCAGCCCCTTGCCTCCGCAGGCAAGCCTCGATATCAGCGAGCAGCAAGCGGCCCTCAGCTACCTGCAACGAATGGTCGATCAGCAGTTCAGTCAGACATGGGAGCAGGACTCTTCAACGCTAGAAAATCACTTGAAAGCCCTTCAAGAGAGACCGTTGAGCGCCGAGATGCTGCGCTCGCTACTGCTCGCCGAACAGCGACTGAGCGAAGCCAACCACATGCTCGCGGCAGCGGCTGACGACGAGATCTGCCTTTCGTTGGAAACGCCTGTTTGGATCGAGACGTTGGCAGAACACGCCCAACAGTGGCTCGTCAGCGTGAACCAGCTGATCGAGGCTCATCCCGTCACCCCTCCTGATGCGGTTGCCGCGTATCAACAAAATTGGCTCTCTTTACACCGCCCGGAAGCTCCGTGGCAGCAGTTTCAAACCGCATGGGACATGCATACCGCGTTAAAAAGCGCCTTTTCCCCCTGCGTGTCGGATTAA
- a CDS encoding TatD family hydrolase: protein MTTTTADTFLPEALRFRPETPLVDIGANLTHESFQRDLDDVIARARAAQVRTLIVTGTDVAHAKQAVAMAQRFEGVYATAGVHPHDASSWNDTVAQDMRALYRLPEVVAVGECGLDFNRNFSTPQAQELAFEAQLALAADSGLPLFLHERDAGERMRDILRSWRDDISDAVIHCFTADRATLHGYLDLDLHIGLTGWICDERRGHHLRDLVRDIPLERLMVETDCPYLLPRNLPAKLKGRRHEPALLPWIVQEIARWHDVSDTELGAATTRTAQRFFRINADA from the coding sequence TTGACGACCACGACAGCCGATACGTTTTTGCCCGAGGCACTACGGTTTCGCCCGGAAACTCCTTTGGTGGACATTGGCGCGAACTTGACCCATGAGAGCTTTCAGCGCGACCTAGACGACGTGATCGCCAGAGCCAGAGCCGCACAGGTGCGGACGTTGATCGTGACCGGCACCGACGTGGCCCATGCCAAGCAGGCAGTGGCGATGGCCCAGCGGTTCGAGGGCGTTTACGCCACGGCGGGCGTACACCCCCATGACGCCAGTAGCTGGAACGACACGGTGGCACAAGACATGCGGGCGCTCTACCGCCTTCCTGAGGTGGTGGCCGTTGGCGAGTGCGGGCTGGATTTCAATCGCAACTTCTCCACGCCGCAAGCGCAAGAGCTCGCTTTCGAAGCCCAGCTGGCGCTGGCCGCCGACAGTGGCCTGCCACTGTTTCTACATGAGCGGGATGCCGGCGAGCGCATGCGCGATATCCTGCGCAGCTGGCGAGATGACATTAGCGATGCAGTGATACACTGCTTCACGGCGGATCGAGCGACCCTACATGGGTATCTCGATCTCGACCTTCACATCGGCCTCACCGGCTGGATTTGCGACGAGCGCCGAGGGCACCATCTACGCGACTTGGTGCGGGACATTCCTCTGGAGCGACTCATGGTCGAAACCGACTGCCCTTATTTGCTGCCCCGCAATTTGCCGGCCAAGTTGAAGGGCCGTCGCCATGAACCGGCCCTGCTGCCGTGGATCGTGCAAGAGATCGCCCGTTGGCATGATGTGAGTGACACCGAGCTGGGGGCTGCCACGACGCGCACCGCCCAGCGTTTTTTCCGCATCAATGCGGACGCTTAA
- a CDS encoding MATE family efflux transporter has product MGGFTSDIKTIYWPETRTLVALALPICGAQLAQAGMSVVDVMMTGRHNATDLAAVSVGSSLWMPLMLFMTGTLMGLTPIVAHLLGGQRHGAIRPAVHQALWVALALGCVSAVLLWVAVAPIFERMDVPPSVARESAAYLSAVAFGMPGIALFQALRAFSDGMNHTRPALWISLVGLSVNIPCNYLLIYGGEGLVSLFGSGLPSSWQQLPALGALGCGIATAISMWTMAIAMALYTRRGTTYRSVALWQQLTPPNLAGIRELVVVGVPIGVAIFVEVTLFTLIALFIASFGEVTVGAHQIALSYTTILFMLPMSLSMALTVRVGNTLGQKRLVMARKVAWNGIVISVIVAAINSTLLWFSAAPVISLYTSNADIQALALTIIALAVVFQLSDSLQVNLAGALRGYKDTRIVMVITVLSYWIVGLGGGHWLGTYGLGSMSEPMGVHGYWIGLIAGLSTAACLLAWRLKRISQQE; this is encoded by the coding sequence TTGGGCGGCTTTACTAGCGATATAAAAACGATCTACTGGCCTGAAACCCGCACCCTGGTCGCGTTGGCACTGCCCATTTGTGGCGCTCAGCTCGCCCAGGCGGGCATGAGCGTGGTGGATGTCATGATGACGGGCAGGCACAACGCCACCGACCTGGCGGCGGTGTCGGTCGGGTCGAGCTTATGGATGCCGTTGATGCTCTTCATGACCGGCACGCTCATGGGCTTGACCCCGATCGTGGCACACTTGCTAGGTGGACAACGCCATGGCGCCATTCGCCCCGCCGTACATCAAGCGCTGTGGGTGGCGTTGGCCTTAGGGTGCGTCTCGGCGGTGTTATTGTGGGTCGCCGTAGCGCCGATTTTCGAACGCATGGACGTGCCGCCTAGCGTTGCCCGGGAGTCCGCCGCCTATCTTAGTGCGGTGGCGTTTGGCATGCCGGGCATTGCTCTCTTTCAAGCACTTCGGGCCTTTTCTGACGGCATGAACCATACTCGCCCGGCCCTGTGGATCAGCTTGGTCGGCTTGAGCGTTAATATTCCCTGTAACTATTTACTCATTTACGGCGGCGAGGGTTTAGTGAGCCTATTCGGCTCCGGCCTTCCAAGCAGTTGGCAGCAGCTTCCTGCCCTCGGCGCATTGGGTTGCGGCATTGCCACCGCCATCTCCATGTGGACCATGGCCATCGCCATGGCGCTCTATACTCGCCGCGGCACGACGTACCGCAGTGTCGCGCTGTGGCAGCAGTTGACGCCGCCCAATTTGGCGGGCATTCGCGAACTCGTCGTTGTAGGCGTACCGATTGGTGTGGCCATCTTTGTCGAAGTGACGCTGTTTACACTGATCGCACTGTTCATTGCCAGCTTCGGTGAAGTCACCGTTGGTGCTCACCAAATCGCCCTCAGCTACACCACCATCCTATTCATGTTACCGATGTCGTTAAGCATGGCGCTAACCGTACGGGTGGGAAACACGCTGGGGCAAAAGCGTTTGGTCATGGCGCGCAAAGTGGCTTGGAATGGCATCGTCATCAGTGTCATCGTCGCGGCCATCAATAGCACACTTTTGTGGTTTTCAGCCGCCCCGGTCATATCGCTCTATACCTCGAATGCGGACATTCAGGCATTAGCGCTCACCATCATTGCATTGGCGGTGGTTTTCCAGCTCTCCGACTCCTTACAGGTCAACTTAGCCGGTGCGCTCAGAGGCTACAAAGACACGCGTATCGTCATGGTGATTACCGTACTCTCGTATTGGATCGTGGGCTTGGGCGGAGGACACTGGCTAGGAACCTACGGCCTAGGGAGCATGTCTGAACCTATGGGTGTACACGGCTACTGGATTGGGCTGATTGCGGGTCTCAGCACGGCTGCATGTTTACTGGCTTGGCGATTAAAAAGAATCAGTCAACAGGAGTGA
- the tusA gene encoding sulfurtransferase TusA: MTDTTNDPAAFDTALDTTGLYCPEPIMLMHNKVRDMASGQILKVVATDPATTRDVPKFCQFLGHELLHQESGDDQYVYFIRLA; the protein is encoded by the coding sequence ATGACTGATACTACGAATGATCCCGCCGCGTTCGATACTGCATTGGACACTACCGGACTTTACTGCCCGGAACCGATCATGCTGATGCATAACAAAGTGCGTGATATGGCCTCGGGCCAAATTTTGAAAGTCGTGGCGACCGATCCTGCCACGACTCGCGATGTGCCAAAGTTTTGCCAATTTCTCGGCCACGAACTGTTGCATCAAGAAAGTGGGGACGATCAGTACGTCTACTTTATCCGCTTGGCATGA